The following are from one region of the Paenalkalicoccus suaedae genome:
- the gap gene encoding type I glyceraldehyde-3-phosphate dehydrogenase translates to MATKIGINGFGRIGRVVFRQALKNPNVEVVAVNDLTDANMLAHLLQYDSVHGKLDVTVEAKGDNLVVDGKEIVVTAERDPANLKWGELGAEIVVESTGIFTKRDAAAKHLEAGAKKVVISAPATDEDVTIVMGVNEDKYDAANHDVISNASCTTNCLAPFAKVLNDKFGLKRGMMTTVHSYTNDQSILDLPHKDYRRARAAAESIIPTSTGAAKAVSLVLPELKGKLNGGAMRVPTPNVSLVDLVAELDTNVTADELNAAFKEAAEGDLKGILGYSEEPLVSRDYNGNNYASTIDALSTMVMEDNMVKVISWYDNETGYSTQVVRLVEYVAAKGL, encoded by the coding sequence ATGGCAACAAAGATTGGTATTAACGGTTTTGGACGTATTGGACGTGTCGTATTCCGACAAGCTCTAAAGAACCCTAACGTAGAGGTAGTAGCAGTAAACGACTTAACGGACGCTAACATGCTAGCGCACCTACTTCAGTATGATTCTGTTCACGGGAAGCTTGACGTAACAGTAGAAGCGAAGGGTGATAACCTAGTAGTTGACGGGAAAGAAATCGTTGTAACTGCTGAGAGAGACCCAGCTAACCTAAAGTGGGGCGAGCTTGGAGCTGAAATCGTAGTAGAATCTACTGGTATCTTCACAAAGCGCGACGCTGCTGCGAAGCACTTAGAAGCTGGAGCAAAGAAAGTAGTTATCTCTGCACCTGCAACTGACGAAGATGTAACAATCGTTATGGGTGTAAACGAAGATAAGTACGATGCAGCTAACCATGATGTTATTTCTAACGCATCTTGTACGACTAACTGCCTAGCTCCATTCGCGAAGGTATTAAACGATAAGTTTGGTCTTAAGCGTGGAATGATGACAACTGTTCACTCTTACACAAACGACCAAAGCATCTTAGATTTACCACACAAAGACTACCGTCGTGCTCGTGCGGCTGCTGAGTCTATCATCCCAACATCAACTGGTGCAGCGAAGGCAGTATCTCTAGTACTTCCTGAGCTAAAGGGCAAGCTAAACGGTGGAGCTATGCGTGTTCCAACTCCTAACGTTTCTCTTGTTGACTTAGTTGCTGAACTAGACACTAACGTAACTGCTGATGAGCTAAACGCAGCATTCAAAGAAGCAGCTGAAGGCGATCTTAAAGGTATCCTAGGATACAGCGAAGAGCCACTTGTTTCTCGTGACTACAACGGAAACAACTATGCTTCTACAATCGATGCTCTTTCTACAATGGTTATGGAAGACAACATGGTTAAAGTAATCTCTTGGTACGATAACGAGACTGGTTACTCTACACAGGTTGTACGCCTAGTTGAGTACGTAGCAGCTAAAGGCCTATAA
- a CDS encoding tetratricopeptide repeat protein: MQQTERGLVIPFMRDGSFFYKKGLESYENKRITKAIRHMKRAIEIEPEEPVFACQLAIILAEEGDYATSNSWLRKIKDDIDPSMPESYFFLANNLAHLGEFTEAREHLKTYQRLDAEGEFSEDAEMLLSLIGSTEDNADANPFTMPVMSALHIGDFELAEKEARAMITTNPREWLHYVYVAESLLHQGELKEADQTLQDVLTKVGDHVLARAVYTTLLVENGDEAADELVRGLRLAVPMDSFHMYMVGRALYFASEFEASYQLLQKCIPRTNAVYLHQLAVVAARTGRFEVAAKLWDQAATLHAEYKPDFKAFEERARSQEYASEHKVEWHLRRI; this comes from the coding sequence ATGCAGCAAACCGAACGCGGACTTGTCATTCCATTCATGCGGGATGGAAGTTTTTTTTATAAAAAGGGGTTAGAGTCTTACGAGAATAAACGAATCACAAAAGCGATTCGTCATATGAAGCGTGCGATTGAGATTGAACCGGAGGAGCCTGTATTTGCGTGTCAGCTAGCGATTATTCTAGCGGAAGAAGGCGACTACGCGACGTCTAACAGCTGGCTTCGTAAAATAAAAGATGATATCGATCCGTCGATGCCAGAGAGCTACTTTTTTTTAGCGAATAATTTAGCGCACCTTGGGGAATTTACGGAAGCAAGAGAGCATTTAAAAACGTACCAGCGTCTAGATGCTGAGGGCGAATTTTCAGAGGATGCGGAGATGCTATTAAGTCTCATCGGATCAACTGAAGACAACGCTGATGCAAATCCATTTACGATGCCGGTGATGAGCGCCTTACACATTGGTGACTTCGAGCTCGCCGAAAAAGAGGCGCGTGCCATGATTACGACTAACCCTAGAGAGTGGCTCCACTATGTGTATGTAGCGGAATCGTTGTTACACCAAGGAGAGCTTAAAGAGGCAGATCAAACTCTTCAGGATGTACTGACTAAGGTTGGTGATCACGTGCTGGCCCGAGCGGTCTACACGACTCTTTTGGTCGAAAATGGGGACGAGGCCGCTGATGAATTAGTGAGAGGGCTCCGCCTTGCTGTTCCAATGGATAGCTTCCATATGTATATGGTTGGGCGTGCGCTTTACTTTGCATCGGAGTTTGAGGCTTCGTATCAGCTGTTGCAAAAATGTATTCCAAGAACGAACGCTGTTTATCTTCATCAGCTCGCTGTTGTTGCAGCGCGAACTGGGAGGTTTGAGGTTGCTGCGAAGCTTTGGGATCAAGCAGCTACATTACACGCTGAATATAAGCCAGATTTTAAGGCTTTTGAGGAGCGTGCTAGATCACAAGAATATGCAAGTGAGCATAAGGTAGAGTGGCATTTACGTCGTATATAA
- a CDS encoding NUDIX hydrolase, with translation MRVTNCVITHDGHVLLLQKPSRGWWSAPGGKMEQAESVIESVRREIYEETGIRIDEPELCGVFTFVIYKDETIVKEWTMFTFRTASFSGDMVEHSPEGVLSWIKEEDLRDIPMAPGDYPIIDHALHGEGVMYGTFTYDTDRTLLDLKLEASGTTIREGGAHYDRDKHN, from the coding sequence GTGCGAGTGACAAACTGTGTAATTACACATGATGGACACGTTTTACTTCTTCAAAAACCAAGTAGAGGCTGGTGGTCGGCTCCTGGCGGTAAAATGGAGCAGGCAGAGTCTGTGATAGAAAGTGTACGCCGAGAAATTTACGAAGAGACAGGAATCCGTATCGATGAGCCAGAGCTCTGTGGCGTTTTTACATTCGTTATTTATAAAGATGAGACGATTGTAAAAGAGTGGACGATGTTTACCTTTCGCACAGCTTCTTTTAGTGGGGATATGGTGGAACATTCGCCAGAAGGCGTGCTTTCTTGGATTAAGGAAGAGGATCTACGTGACATTCCAATGGCACCAGGTGACTATCCTATAATCGATCATGCCTTGCACGGCGAAGGCGTCATGTACGGCACCTTCACCTATGATACAGATCGCACGTTATTAGATCTAAAACTAGAAGCATCAGGTACAACCATTCGCGAAGGAGGGGCTCACTATGACAGAGACAAACACAATTGA
- the clpP gene encoding ATP-dependent Clp endopeptidase proteolytic subunit ClpP: MNLIPTVIEQTNRGERAYDIYSRLLKDRIIMLGSGIDDNVANSIVAQLLFLTADDPDKDISLYINSPGGSITAGMAIYDTMQFIKPNVQTICIGMAASMGAFLLAAGEPGKRFALPNSEVMIHQPLGGTQGQASDIEIHARRIIEMRQKLNEILAERTGQPLETIARDTDRDNFMSAATAKEYGLIDDVMAKAPTIGS; the protein is encoded by the coding sequence ATGAATTTAATACCTACAGTAATCGAACAAACGAACCGTGGAGAACGTGCTTATGACATTTACTCACGCCTTCTAAAAGACCGTATTATTATGCTAGGATCAGGAATTGACGATAACGTTGCAAACTCTATCGTTGCACAGCTTCTCTTCCTAACTGCTGATGACCCTGATAAAGACATCTCGTTATACATCAACAGCCCAGGTGGCTCTATCACAGCAGGTATGGCAATCTATGACACGATGCAGTTCATCAAGCCAAACGTACAAACAATTTGTATCGGTATGGCAGCATCTATGGGTGCCTTCTTATTAGCAGCTGGTGAGCCTGGTAAGCGTTTTGCGCTACCAAACTCTGAAGTTATGATTCACCAACCACTTGGTGGAACACAAGGTCAAGCATCTGATATCGAAATCCACGCGCGTCGCATTATTGAAATGCGTCAAAAGCTAAACGAAATTTTAGCTGAGCGAACAGGTCAGCCACTTGAAACAATCGCGCGCGACACAGACCGCGATAACTTCATGTCTGCTGCAACAGCAAAAGAATACGGCCTGATCGATGACGTAATGGCAAAAGCTCCAACAATCGGTTCTTAA
- a CDS encoding glutaredoxin family protein, whose translation MTYYFYTKEQCPLCEDGLAAVRLLQKELGFELEVRDIYKNDEWLEKYQIRIPVMTDKDDSVIDEGNISYWSLKESVDRA comes from the coding sequence ATGACGTATTATTTTTACACGAAGGAGCAATGTCCACTCTGCGAGGATGGTCTTGCGGCCGTAAGATTGTTGCAAAAAGAGCTAGGATTTGAGCTTGAGGTGAGAGATATTTATAAAAATGACGAGTGGCTCGAGAAGTATCAGATTCGTATTCCGGTCATGACTGATAAGGATGATAGCGTTATCGATGAGGGCAACATCTCTTACTGGTCATTAAAAGAAAGCGTTGATAGAGCCTAA
- a CDS encoding HPr family phosphocarrier protein, which yields MIEKTLTVKRKSGLQARPAALFVQEANRFHSDIFIEKDDKKVNAKSIMGIMSLAVGANKDITLKIDGPDEQEAMDALEEFVSKAE from the coding sequence ATGATCGAAAAAACATTGACTGTTAAGAGAAAAAGTGGCCTTCAAGCAAGACCAGCTGCTCTATTCGTACAAGAGGCTAATCGCTTCCATTCGGATATCTTTATCGAGAAAGACGATAAAAAGGTGAACGCAAAAAGTATTATGGGGATCATGAGCTTAGCTGTTGGTGCTAACAAGGATATTACCCTTAAAATTGACGGACCTGATGAACAAGAGGCAATGGATGCCTTAGAAGAATTCGTCAGTAAAGCAGAATAG
- the rpoN gene encoding RNA polymerase factor sigma-54, with the protein MDFRLVQEQQMKLVMTNELRQAITMLQYSMHDLQQYLHDQQLENPLIELQEKRTDASTDYKTDFTSYQSEEDYTSPLDYVANTEEGLHDYLLHQIRVWDISEEMKRIVSYLALHVDENGYLHSPLQTFAEELNTSIEQTEDGVRLLQTLEPHGVGATSLKECLLLQLHYLEVRDPLTEKIVTEHLDALAKKQWQQIAKAEGIDILDVQYAADFIQSLNPKPGAAFAQEPPSYVIPDVLVHMYEGTWRVTLNNADLPKMTMNRQYEQLLTNKQKEVQDYLKNKQDQFEWIRRSIAQRQETILRVTESIIEHQEAFLTDGEEKLRPLNLKQIADRIGVHESTVSRATTKKYVQTPRGLYELKYFFTKGIGDSETASSAEKIKTYMRRLIENEPKQKPLSDQKLSDLLKAEHHIEVSRRTIAKYREEMQIAPSSKRKRYGDG; encoded by the coding sequence GTGGATTTTAGATTAGTGCAAGAGCAACAAATGAAGCTGGTTATGACCAATGAGTTGCGGCAGGCGATTACGATGCTCCAGTATTCCATGCACGACCTGCAGCAGTATTTGCACGACCAGCAGCTTGAGAATCCATTAATTGAATTACAGGAGAAGCGCACGGATGCTTCGACCGATTATAAAACAGACTTTACGTCTTATCAATCCGAAGAGGATTATACATCACCACTTGACTATGTAGCGAACACGGAGGAGGGACTCCATGACTATCTGCTGCATCAGATTCGGGTTTGGGATATCTCAGAAGAGATGAAGCGTATAGTGAGCTACTTGGCGTTGCATGTGGATGAAAATGGGTACCTGCATTCTCCGCTTCAAACGTTTGCTGAAGAGTTAAATACTTCGATCGAGCAAACGGAGGATGGCGTGCGCTTATTACAAACACTTGAGCCTCATGGAGTTGGTGCGACTAGCTTAAAAGAGTGTCTCTTGTTGCAACTTCACTATCTCGAGGTGCGCGATCCGTTGACCGAAAAAATTGTAACAGAGCACCTTGATGCCTTAGCCAAAAAGCAGTGGCAACAAATTGCAAAGGCAGAAGGAATTGATATCTTAGATGTGCAGTACGCAGCCGACTTCATTCAATCACTAAACCCAAAACCAGGAGCTGCTTTTGCTCAAGAGCCACCAAGCTATGTTATTCCAGATGTGCTTGTCCATATGTATGAAGGTACGTGGAGAGTGACTTTAAATAATGCGGACCTTCCTAAAATGACGATGAACCGTCAGTACGAGCAACTGCTTACTAACAAGCAAAAGGAAGTGCAGGATTATTTAAAGAATAAACAAGATCAGTTTGAGTGGATCCGTCGAAGTATAGCCCAGCGCCAAGAAACGATTTTACGTGTAACAGAATCGATCATCGAACACCAAGAAGCGTTTTTAACAGATGGAGAGGAAAAGCTTCGTCCATTAAATTTAAAACAGATCGCCGATCGAATTGGTGTTCATGAATCAACTGTTTCTAGAGCGACTACCAAAAAATATGTGCAAACGCCTCGTGGACTATACGAGCTTAAATATTTTTTCACCAAGGGAATAGGAGATTCAGAGACTGCAAGCTCGGCCGAGAAAATTAAGACGTATATGAGACGATTGATTGAGAATGAACCGAAGCAAAAACCTTTATCCGACCAAAAGCTGTCAGACCTACTTAAGGCTGAGCATCATATAGAAGTGTCGCGTCGGACGATTGCTAAATATCGCGAGGAGATGCAAATCGCGCCGTCCTCTAAGCGAAAAAGATACGGAGATGGATAA
- a CDS encoding gluconeogenesis factor YvcK family protein, with protein sequence MVKRAKVVVLGGGTGLSVLLRGLKTFPVDISAIVTVADDGGSSGRLREELNIPPPGDVRNVLVALSEVEPLVEELFQHRFELGKGLIGHSLGNLLLAGMTSITGDFAQGVQEISRVLNVKGKVIPASNKHITLHAEHEDGTVTSGESKIPLTGKKIKRVFLEPKEPEAMYDAVYAIESADLVVLGPGSLYTSIMPNVLVPGITDAIKRSTATKVYICNVMTQPGETDNYAVSDHVAAINDHVGTNIVDAVLLNSQQIPFSYAQRYKEDGAIGVEVDRDVLQAMNVRIIEDELLSFKNELVRHDAIKLSQRLVSLL encoded by the coding sequence ATAGTGAAACGAGCGAAAGTAGTGGTCCTCGGAGGAGGGACAGGTCTCTCTGTCCTTCTTCGTGGTCTAAAAACGTTCCCAGTCGACATTTCCGCAATTGTGACGGTTGCGGATGACGGAGGCAGCTCGGGTCGTTTGCGAGAAGAGCTAAATATCCCACCACCTGGTGATGTACGTAACGTGTTAGTCGCTTTGTCAGAAGTGGAGCCACTTGTCGAAGAGCTTTTTCAGCATCGATTTGAACTTGGTAAAGGATTGATTGGTCATTCTCTCGGCAATTTACTGTTAGCAGGAATGACGTCTATTACCGGAGATTTTGCACAAGGGGTGCAGGAGATCAGCCGTGTATTAAACGTGAAAGGGAAAGTGATCCCGGCATCAAATAAGCATATTACTCTTCATGCGGAGCACGAAGATGGTACAGTAACATCTGGAGAATCAAAGATTCCTTTGACCGGCAAAAAAATCAAACGTGTGTTCCTCGAGCCAAAAGAGCCTGAAGCGATGTATGATGCTGTCTATGCAATTGAGTCGGCGGATTTAGTTGTACTTGGGCCAGGGAGTTTGTATACGAGTATTATGCCGAATGTACTTGTGCCGGGAATTACGGATGCGATCAAGCGCTCTACGGCAACGAAGGTCTATATTTGTAATGTCATGACACAGCCGGGGGAGACGGACAACTATGCTGTCTCCGATCATGTTGCGGCGATCAATGATCATGTTGGGACAAATATTGTAGACGCTGTGCTACTGAACTCACAGCAAATCCCATTCTCTTATGCACAGAGGTATAAAGAGGATGGCGCTATAGGAGTCGAGGTCGACCGCGACGTACTTCAGGCAATGAACGTACGAATTATCGAGGACGAGCTGCTTTCATTTAAAAATGAACTTGTGAGACACGATGCCATTAAGCTATCCCAGCGTCTCGTATCGCTTCTATAG
- the rapZ gene encoding RNase adapter RapZ, producing the protein MTETNTIELVIITGMSGAGKTVAVQSFEDMGYFCVDNLPPALIPKFIDLMDGSGGKMKKVALVIDLRGREFFDQLFETIDSVSAESNITPQIVFLDASDETLVRRYKETRRTHPLAEGDAPLVGINAEREILDDLKGQAQIIINTTGLKPLQLREKILEHFQSNKKESFRIQVMSFGFKHGVPIDADLMFDVRFLPNPHYIDHLRPKTGLDKEVSDYVLKWSETQQFMEKLDDLLQYMLPHYKREGKSQLVVAIGCTGGKHRSVTLAEYYNKRFQELDYLTNVTHRDVEKGRRE; encoded by the coding sequence ATGACAGAGACAAACACAATTGAACTAGTAATCATTACAGGTATGTCTGGAGCAGGTAAAACAGTTGCTGTCCAAAGCTTCGAGGATATGGGCTATTTTTGCGTCGACAACCTGCCACCTGCGTTAATCCCTAAATTTATCGACTTAATGGACGGCTCCGGTGGCAAAATGAAAAAAGTAGCGCTTGTCATTGATTTGCGAGGTCGAGAATTTTTCGACCAGCTGTTCGAGACCATCGACAGTGTTTCGGCTGAGTCAAATATCACGCCACAAATCGTCTTTTTAGATGCTTCAGATGAGACGCTCGTCCGCCGCTACAAAGAGACGCGCCGCACGCACCCATTAGCGGAGGGAGATGCCCCACTTGTTGGGATCAACGCCGAGCGCGAGATTTTAGATGATCTCAAAGGTCAGGCTCAGATCATTATCAACACGACAGGACTTAAACCTCTTCAGCTTCGCGAAAAAATATTGGAGCACTTTCAATCAAATAAAAAAGAGAGCTTTCGTATTCAAGTCATGTCGTTTGGATTTAAGCATGGCGTACCAATTGACGCTGACTTAATGTTTGATGTAAGGTTCCTACCGAATCCGCACTACATTGATCATTTAAGACCAAAAACAGGCCTTGATAAAGAAGTATCGGACTATGTGTTAAAATGGTCGGAAACGCAACAGTTTATGGAGAAGCTCGATGACTTGTTACAATACATGCTTCCTCATTATAAGCGGGAAGGGAAAAGCCAGCTTGTCGTTGCGATCGGATGCACCGGAGGCAAGCACCGCTCCGTCACTCTTGCCGAATACTATAACAAACGCTTCCAAGAGCTTGATTATCTAACAAACGTCACCCACCGTGACGTGGAGAAGGGTCGCAGGGAATAG
- a CDS encoding sugar-binding transcriptional regulator: protein MNMLLDLQKKLLPDLVEVLGLRFRILRYIRLMQPIGRRTLATNLEMSERVLRSEVTFLKSQGLVEFATSGMTLTEEGQNLLSQLEVVMKEVFNTRSMEEELQAKLGVKEVHVVPGDSDQFPWVKKEMGRTCVNVIKRNLAMQGNIIAVTGGTTIAAVAEMLVPDSDLKESLFVPARGGLGEQVENQANTICATMARKAMGTYRLLHVPDQVSKDAYESLVLEPSIQSILKLIHSATMVIHGIGEAQTMADRRDTEEDVLAKLKEKEAVAEAFGYYFNKSGEIVHKVPTIGLHLNDLESINTIIAVAGGASKAEAIQAYLIKSPSQVLITDEGAAKEILAKL, encoded by the coding sequence ATGAATATGCTATTAGATTTGCAGAAGAAACTCCTGCCGGACCTTGTCGAAGTCTTAGGACTCCGATTTCGCATTCTACGATACATACGCCTCATGCAACCAATTGGTAGGCGAACGCTTGCGACGAACTTAGAAATGTCGGAGCGAGTGCTTAGAAGCGAAGTGACATTTCTTAAAAGCCAAGGACTTGTCGAATTTGCTACATCAGGAATGACGTTAACGGAAGAAGGACAAAATCTTCTTAGTCAGCTTGAAGTAGTGATGAAAGAGGTATTTAATACTCGCTCCATGGAAGAGGAGCTACAGGCAAAGCTTGGTGTAAAAGAAGTCCATGTCGTACCAGGAGACAGTGATCAATTTCCTTGGGTAAAAAAAGAAATGGGTAGAACGTGTGTGAATGTGATTAAGCGCAACCTAGCGATGCAGGGCAATATTATCGCAGTAACAGGTGGCACAACAATCGCAGCCGTTGCCGAGATGCTCGTTCCTGATTCTGATTTAAAAGAATCACTATTTGTTCCAGCTCGAGGAGGGCTAGGTGAGCAGGTAGAAAATCAGGCGAATACGATCTGTGCCACAATGGCACGTAAAGCAATGGGCACATACAGATTGTTACATGTCCCAGATCAAGTGAGTAAAGACGCTTACGAATCATTAGTATTAGAGCCGTCGATTCAATCTATTCTCAAATTGATTCATTCTGCTACGATGGTTATTCACGGTATTGGTGAAGCACAGACAATGGCAGACAGGCGTGATACAGAAGAGGATGTTTTAGCAAAGCTGAAAGAAAAAGAAGCTGTAGCGGAAGCGTTTGGCTATTACTTTAATAAGTCTGGTGAGATTGTTCATAAAGTACCCACAATTGGCCTGCATTTAAACGACCTTGAGTCGATCAACACAATCATTGCGGTTGCCGGCGGAGCTTCAAAAGCAGAAGCCATTCAAGCGTATTTGATTAAAAGCCCAAGTCAGGTATTAATTACCGATGAAGGAGCTGCTAAAGAAATTTTAGCGAAATTGTAA
- the trxB gene encoding thioredoxin-disulfide reductase translates to MSEEKIHDVIIIGAGPAGMTAAVYTSRANLDTILLERGVPGGQMANTEEVENYPGYDHILGPDLSTKMFEHATKFGAVYKYGDVKEITDHGDYKVVRTGSGEFKTRSIILTTGAQYKKIGVPGEQELGGRGVSYCAVCDGAFFKNKELVVVGGGDSAVEEAVYLTRFASKVTIVHRRDELRAQKILQDRAFANEKIEFIWSHTVKSINDENGKVGSVTLIDKADGSEKEFKTDGVFVYIGMLPINEPFLNLGITNDEGYVVTNSDMETSIPGIFAAGDIRDKMLRQIVTATGDGSIAAQAAHHYIENLMDKVGEKESV, encoded by the coding sequence ATGAGTGAAGAAAAAATCCATGACGTTATCATTATTGGAGCGGGACCAGCGGGGATGACAGCCGCAGTTTACACATCCCGTGCTAATTTAGATACAATTCTGTTAGAACGCGGTGTTCCAGGTGGACAAATGGCAAATACAGAAGAGGTTGAGAACTATCCAGGCTATGATCACATTTTAGGTCCGGATTTATCAACAAAAATGTTTGAGCACGCAACGAAATTTGGTGCTGTCTATAAATACGGAGATGTAAAAGAGATTACCGATCACGGAGACTACAAGGTAGTAAGAACGGGAAGCGGAGAGTTCAAAACGCGTTCCATCATTTTAACTACTGGTGCACAGTATAAAAAAATTGGGGTGCCTGGCGAGCAAGAGCTTGGTGGCCGAGGCGTTTCTTACTGTGCGGTCTGTGACGGTGCCTTCTTTAAAAATAAAGAGCTAGTGGTTGTTGGTGGAGGAGACTCTGCAGTAGAGGAAGCCGTTTATTTAACTCGTTTTGCTAGTAAAGTAACAATCGTGCACCGCCGTGATGAGCTTCGTGCACAAAAAATTCTTCAAGACCGTGCTTTTGCTAACGAAAAAATTGAGTTCATTTGGAGTCACACGGTAAAGTCCATTAACGATGAGAATGGTAAGGTCGGCAGTGTGACGTTAATTGATAAAGCGGACGGTAGTGAGAAAGAGTTTAAAACAGATGGTGTCTTCGTTTATATTGGCATGCTTCCAATTAACGAGCCATTCTTAAACTTAGGTATCACTAATGATGAGGGCTATGTTGTAACAAATAGCGATATGGAAACGTCTATCCCTGGTATTTTTGCGGCTGGAGATATTCGCGACAAAATGCTGCGTCAGATTGTTACAGCGACAGGTGATGGAAGTATTGCGGCACAAGCTGCTCACCACTACATTGAGAACTTAATGGATAAAGTGGGCGAGAAAGAATCCGTTTAA
- the whiA gene encoding DNA-binding protein WhiA, with amino-acid sequence MSFASMTKKELTQLEIDPCCSKAELAALIRMNGSVSLRNMQMTLDIQTENAAIARRIYSLLKSIYEVHVELLVRKKMRLKKNNVYVVRISKQAREILESLRIVDEAFSFTREISPELIKDSCCKRAYLRGAFLAGGSVNHPETSSYHLEIFSFYEEHNASLRDLMNYFELNAKMIERKKGFILYLKEGEKISEFLNVIGAHQALLRFEDTRIMKDMRNSVNRLVNCETANLNKTVGAAMRQVENIRLIRDEIGLDALPEKLREIAELRIEHQDVSLKELGEMLTSGKVSKSGINHRLRKIEEFANKLRAGEKV; translated from the coding sequence ATGTCGTTTGCTTCGATGACAAAAAAAGAGCTTACGCAGTTAGAGATTGATCCATGCTGCTCGAAGGCAGAGCTTGCCGCTTTGATTCGCATGAATGGGTCCGTCTCTTTACGTAATATGCAGATGACGCTCGATATACAAACAGAGAACGCGGCCATCGCTAGACGCATCTATTCCTTACTAAAGTCAATATATGAGGTACACGTGGAGTTGCTCGTTCGTAAAAAAATGCGACTGAAGAAAAATAACGTGTACGTGGTGCGCATTTCCAAACAGGCGCGAGAGATATTAGAATCGCTCCGTATCGTAGATGAGGCGTTTTCGTTCACACGAGAGATCTCACCGGAGTTAATTAAAGATTCCTGCTGCAAGCGAGCGTATTTGCGAGGTGCATTTTTAGCAGGTGGTTCGGTGAATCATCCGGAGACATCCTCGTATCACTTGGAAATATTCTCGTTTTATGAAGAGCATAATGCATCGCTCCGTGACTTAATGAATTACTTTGAGTTGAATGCAAAAATGATCGAGCGAAAAAAGGGATTTATCCTTTATTTAAAGGAAGGCGAGAAGATTAGCGAATTCTTAAATGTAATTGGCGCACATCAAGCCTTGCTTCGATTTGAAGATACACGTATTATGAAAGATATGAGGAACTCCGTTAACCGTTTAGTTAATTGTGAAACGGCTAACTTAAACAAAACAGTCGGAGCAGCTATGCGCCAAGTGGAAAATATCCGCTTAATTCGAGACGAAATTGGCTTAGATGCTCTTCCTGAAAAACTTCGCGAAATTGCTGAGCTGCGCATTGAACACCAAGATGTTTCACTAAAAGAGCTCGGAGAAATGCTGACTAGTGGAAAGGTAAGTAAGTCAGGCATTAACCACAGGCTACGTAAGATCGAAGAATTTGCTAACAAGCTCCGTGCAGGGGAAAAAGTGTAG